A DNA window from Branchiostoma lanceolatum isolate klBraLanc5 chromosome 17, klBraLanc5.hap2, whole genome shotgun sequence contains the following coding sequences:
- the LOC136423403 gene encoding nascent polypeptide-associated complex subunit alpha, muscle-specific form-like: MAMAESKDATGHNDQQRSQPFTSREERYRYKMETWRLWCLHRVLQARLEARGYPDGDGTSTTPRIVDVRSITVAEFDRMGQKSSKRPERSRKPTTSRSRAAKPSKKWTELIEKATSQPDGAEQPKKCTPNAKSPLDGAEQPEKCTPNTTLQPPNGAEQSKKCTKSATSPPKDAEQPKKCTKNATSPTKGAEQPKKYIKNATPPPKGADQPNKCTKNATSPPKCAEQPKKSTKNAKLPPNGAEQPKKCIKNAASPPNLNGEEQHKKCTKDVTSSPRYAEPTNKLIKYATLPSHGFRPWIWTENADVGSTRPSTSNASCVRNTDEKLRKRTHGSTTPVEAGLPKQPKYHPGRKVVGKTSESKTVLASVPTSASISSPTVVTHAARQKPIAPQQPMPGVPTSYQRFWQPWQDHTYFDANRK; this comes from the coding sequence ATGGCAATGGCAGAATCTAAAGACGCGACTGGTCACAATGATCAACAAAGGAGTCAACCCTTCACATCGCGGGAGGAACGTTATCGTTACAAGATGGAAACGTGGAGACTGTGGTGTCTACATCGAGTTTTACAGGCGCGCCTAGAGGCTCGCGGCTACCCGGATGGAGACGGTACAAGTACAACACCACGTATTGTTGACGTGAGATCCATAACAGTCGCAGAGTTCGACCGAATGGGTCAGAAAAGTAGCAAGCGCCCCGAGAGAAGCAGAAAACCGACAACATCGCGATCGAGAGCCGCAAAGCCATCCAAGAAGTGGACCGAATTAATCGAAAAAGCAACGTCACAGCCAGATGGTGCAGAACAACCCAAGAAATGCACCCCAAACGCAAAGTCACCGCTAGATGGCGCGGAACAACCAGAGAAGTGCACCCCAAACACAACGTTACAGCCACCAAATGGTGCAGAGCAATCCAAGAAATGCACCAAAAGCGCAACGTCGCCACCAAAGGATGCAGAACAACCCAAGAAGTGCACCAAAAATGCAACGTCACCAACAAAGGGTGCAGAACAACCCAAGAAGTACATCAAAAACGCAACGCCACCTCCAAAGGGTGCAGATCAGCCCAATAAGTGCACAAAGAATGCAACGTCACCACCAAAGTGTGCAGAACAGCCCAAGAAGTCCACAAAAAACGCAAAGTTGCCACCAAATGGTGCAGAGCAACCCAAAAAGTGCATAAAGAATGCAGCGTCGCCACCAAATTTAAATGGTGAAGAACAACATAAGAAGTGCACCAAAGATGTAACGTCATCACCAAGATATGCCGAACCGACCAATAAGCTCATCAAATATGCAACGTTACCGTCACACGGATTCAGACCGTGGATCTGGACGGAGAATGCAGATGTTGGCAGCACCCGGCCATCCACAAGCAATGCAAGTTGTGTTCGAAACACCGACGAGAAACTGAGAAAACGTACACACGGATCTACCACGCCAGTCGAAGCCGGATTACCCAAACAGCCAAAATATCACCCAGGACGAAAGGTTGTTGGCAAAACATCGGAATCAAAGACAGTCCTGGCCTCCGTACCGACATCTGCTAGTATCAGCAGTCCGACTGTGGTGACACATGCGGCCAGACAAAAACCAATAGCCCCACAACAGCCAATGCCAGGTGTTCCAACATCTTATCAGCGATTCTGGCAACCATGGCAAGATCATACGTACTTCGACGCAAATAGAAAATAA